A genomic window from Periophthalmus magnuspinnatus isolate fPerMag1 chromosome 16, fPerMag1.2.pri, whole genome shotgun sequence includes:
- the il21r.1 gene encoding interleukin 21 receptor, tandem duplicate 1, with protein sequence MSGLLAARHLQNCSCLTTCMRVGGVKPWPPFNIQVKYAKEFYTISWDTKNPKYCLVYRILIRAALEPQNSVISLESKDTLVHLGESKLRPGVYYGVEVQAKLCPTFRYTGPWSEWGSATFSTVAATNLTAQVPGINYYWLIFILIILLFLFPTAMFWQKRFQRFTFIPDPGEFFKPLYIIHDGDFKAWVKPTVTEHSFLNMDTLMDVKLDPTPLSLFKSSLGHASLGRVSISTVCGENILAHFSVNSDFRHEASCGTAELDDDPETPHVHLSNLNVHQDLDEGLSGSDYPLVDLDTIDSGFEECSSPSAAGHLLSPHQQTPLGPGAEQLCDLYHSNYVKQWRHHT encoded by the exons ATGTCTGGGCTGCTCGCTGCGAGACATCTTCAGAACTGCTCCTGTTTGACGACGTGTATGCGTGTAGGCGGGG TAAAACCTTGGCCTCCATTCAATATCCAAGTGAAATATGCTAAAGAGTTCTACACCATCAGCTGGGACACCAAAAACCCAAAGTACTGTCTGGTCTACAGAATCCTTATCAGGGCTGCTCTTGAGCCACAAAACTCGGTGATCAGCCTAGAGAGCAAAGATACTCTTGTCCACTTGGGAGAATCGAAACTGCGTCCAGGTGTTTACTACGGGGTGGAGGTGCAGGCCAAGCTCTGCCCCACGTTCCGATACACCGGGCCGTGGAGTGAATGGGGTTCCGCTACATTTTCGACCGTTGCAGCTACTAATCTCACCGCCCAGGTTCCAG gaaTTAATTATTATTGGCTCATCTTCATCTTAATAATACTCTTGTTCTTGTTTCCAACTGCTAT GTTTTGGCAGAAGAGGTTTCAGAGGTTCACATTCATCCCGGATCCTGGAGAATTTTTCAAGCCCCTGTACATCATCCACGACGGTGATTTTAAG GCGTGGGTGAAGCCGACAGTCACTGAGCACAGCTTTCTCAACATGGACACGCTGATGGACGTGAAGCTCGACCcgactcctctgtctctgtttaagTCCAGCCTGGGCCACGCCTCGCTCGGCCGTGTGTCTATATCCACGGTTTGCGGTGAAAACATTCTTGctcatttctctgtgaattCTGATTTTCGTCATGAGGCGAGCTGTGGGACGGCTGAACTAGACGATGATCCAGAGACGCCACACGTACATCTCAGCAACCTGAATGTTCACCAGGATCTTGATGAGGGCTTGTCTGGAAGTGACTATCCACTGGTGGATCTAGACACCATAGATAGTGGTTTTGAAGAGTGCAGCAGCCCCTCAGCTGCAGGACACCTACTCTCCCCACACCAGCAGACACCCTTAGGACCCGGTGCAGAGCAGCTCTGTGATCTCTATCACTCCAATTATGTGAAACAATGGAGACATCACacataa